The DNA window ATTTAAATGTTGAGTACCTCTACCTCCAAATCTGTCAGCATGACAAGACGTTGGAATTCTTATATACTTTGTTTCCGACAAATAGTTTGAACAAAACTCAACAACTTCTTCTGTGATGTACCTTTTAATGATTGAAGCTTTTGGCTGGTGATGATTCTTCGTATATTCTTTAAAGATCTTCATGTATAGCTCTGTTGGAAACATCCACCTTAAATAAACTAGACCACAAAATCTAATTTCTCTGACAAGATGAACAAGTAACTGTACCATAATGTCAAAAACGATGGAGGAAAATACATCTCCAATTGACACAGTGTTATTGCTGCCCCATCTTctaatttatctaattttttgaaattaagaactttattaaATATAGCAGTTAAGAATAAGCACAATAGGACTATAATTACTCTTACATTTGTAAGGATGTCACAAATACCCACTGGTAGAAGTTATTGCATCAAGACATGaaaatcatgagattttaagccaatTAACTTGAGATCTTTCATCCATGCAAGTTTCTTGATGTTTAATGAGCAACCTTGGGAAACTTTAATACCACGCAAGCATTCGCAAaaactttattttcctttttagatagagTGTGACATGCTAGAGGCAAATAAGTTATTTTTCCTCTATCTTTTGGAGCCAACTGTTGTCGTATACTTATCTCTACCATATCTAAACGAGAATCCTTATTATCTTCAGTATTTTATTTGGAATGATTATAGTGAAAATATCTTGTTTTGCAAGGGGACTGGACTACTCTCAGTTTGAGAGGAACCAAGATATATCGTATGTCACTTTATTTACTTCTGCATTTAATTATTCCGCTGTGCACTGAACTATGAAGTCAGACTTTAGTCTAACTTAGTTCTTGATACAAAATTTGATTTCCTCTACTAGGTTCTAAATTAAGATTGCAAAAAGAAGTAAAATTTTAAtatacacaattcaatcccctTTATTGTGTATATTTTTCTCACCTTCCCCTTTATTGTGtatatttttctcaccttcatcTCCCATTTCATGAAGCCAATTTGGATTTAATCTTATCCAAAATTGGGATCCACATATTAGTTCTCCTAGGATTTTACCCTAAAGGAATCACTAAGAAATTGAAGGACTTTTCTTAAATATTACAAGAGAGAAAGTTTGAAGCAATTGATAAAAAGTGTTGGCTAATGTTTATACGAAATAATTTACTCTTGTGGAAATTCACTCCCAAACCTGACACTAGATCAAAACCCCTTAGGATGACTTTTATCCTCTATACATTCTACCATCTGCTCTATCCTATCAATAAGGTGTCATCTGCAAACTAAAGGAACTCAAAGGAGGTTCTTTCCTAAACTCTGAATACTTCATACTCTCATACTTTTGAAGCCTTTATAACCAAACCTGTTATTCTTTCTACTACAACCACAAAAGGAAGGGTGATAAGGAATCACCCTACCTTAAACCTCTTTCTATATCAAAATCCAAGGTGGGGCTCCTATTCACAAGAGTTGGCATTTAACTAGTGAAAACACAAACCACCATCCATTGCATCCAAAGAGGACCAAACCCCATTTTCTTTACCTTAAATTTGAGGAAGTTTCAACTTACCCTATCATAAGCCATCTCAAAGTCAACTTTGATAAGCAATGATCTTCATAGTTCTAGTAGCTAAATCAATGATCTCATTAGCTGCTAAAACCCCATTTAAAATTTGTTTCCTAATAACAAATGTTATTTGCAAGGAGAAACAAGACATCCCAAAACTCTTTTCAATAAAGATGCTAGAAGCTTCACTAAAATCTTATATAGACTACCTACCAAACAAATTGGTCTATACTCGTCTAGCCCTTGAGAATTAGGGGTGAGGAAATATGATGTTATAACTTTTGACAATCTAGCCTTGCTATATAACTCCTTTACAAATATGATGATGTTCACCTTAAGGAAGCTCTTACAATTTTTGATAAAGACAAATTTATAGCCACCATGCTCAAGATTCTTTGATCCATCACACCCATAAACTGCTTCCTCATTTTTCTATTCAGAGAAAAGCTCTTGAAAAATTCCATCTGCCCGAGAAAGATTCTTGAATTCTATACTTTCCAACTAAGGCCTATTAGATTTTAGTTCTTTGAATTTCTCACTAAAGtgcattttatttcctttttcacTTTTCATACATATTTAATGAACCTCATGCTAGAATTCAGAGAACCTGTGAATTTCCTTCTATTTCTCATCTTCAAGATGGAATAAAAGCACATAATATTGCAATCTCCATCTCTTATCCACTTTAATCTAAAGATCTGATGAAGTAAGATCTCTTTGAAGGAGAGCTTCTTCCACATTAGACTAAAAGCATTATTTCTTTTGATCACTAAGTCCAAAACCCGATCCTTCTTACAAACTCCTAGTAACTCATCCAGAGCATTAACCTCCTATACCTCTTATCATGCCTTCAAGTCAAACCacccaaaaacttattttgaatgGATAATCACATTTCTTAGTGGCATTTTGTGTTCCACCATATATTCCTTGTATTTTCCACCTTTATCGCAATCAAATATTACTTCGTTGTTTCTCCATCTCTTACCTATTCGGTACCTGAGTGAGTGATAGTAACAattactttatttatgattccAACATTCTTAATCCTCCTTATCACCTCTTCCCGTATATCAAATATTTGTGTAGTTGAGAATGCATCAGTGATATTGACACATATTTAATTTGTATCACATATGTGTAAAAGGATTTTTATGTCTGTGCAACATAAAAAaagtataaataaatttaaaaattccaCCGAATTACTTAATGATAAGTAGACTAATACACAAAATGTAAGTCACCGGATAATATTAAACCAAATTATCTAGTATAAGTTACAAACCCGAGAACATACCAACAAATTCTCTGtgtataaaaaatacaaaccggATAACATAACTAAAAGTTCTTCAATAAAAAAACATATCGAATAACTTTTTTCAGAGTACTCCAGTAAAGTAAACACATGTGAGGTGCAAAATTCTTCTAACTTGAGAGGAATGGTAAAAATAAATtggtaaattatttttttttttgaaatcttggtAAAAAATGGTAGGGGTGGGGGATAAATAAAGGAAAGGGTAAAATTTTCTAAGGCCCATTACAACTAACGATTCTGGGCCCATATCCATTCttctacaattagggtttttctcTTAACCTAAAGCCGCAGCTTCCACTCTTCACTTTATTTCTCTAGCTCTGTAGCTCTTGTTTCGTTTATTCATCCAAAATGGTTAGTACACTCTTCTTCGCCTCTCGATTTTTCATTTTGATACCTTTTCAATATCATATTCGTAATGGTATTCGATCTTTCATTGTCCTTAATTTTTGTGATTTgctcaaaattcaattttcacTTTCTGATATAGTTTTACTTTACCAGTGTTACAATTTGTTTATGTGTATGTTACGAAAGTACTCAATTTCAATTTTCACCTATGGAAAATCACGGTTTTGATATTAGTTTTACATTGTATATTACCGACTGAAGTGGATTTAGCATTCATTCTAACATAGTTGTTTTTTGAGAGTTTATAAAGCTTTATAAATTGATTTCTGAGCCCAGATTTAATGTGTTTGAATTTGTATTTGATGTATAGATCTTTGAATTTAGGTCCGTTTGAGAATAAACAGCTAAATTAGTTTTCATATAAGTTGATCTAAATAAGCCcttttggttttgagctttgaatTCTAATGTTTGTGAATGTGACAGGCTAGAGGATTGAAGAAGCATTTGAAGAGGCTCAATGCCCCCAAGCATTGGATGCTTGACAAGCTGGGTGGTgcttttgtaagtgaaatttatgTATTTCAATTGATATGGTTTTCAAGAGCTTTTTTAAGGCTAATGGTACTTTTTTGTTTGTGAATTGCACAGGCTCCTAAACCCTCATCTGGGCCACACAAATCTAGGGAATGCCTGCCACTCATCCTCATATTGCGTAACAGATTGAAGTATGCTTTGACATACCGTGAAGTCATTGCTATTCTGATGCAACGACATGTCCTTGTTGATAACAAAGTTAGGACTGACAAGACTTATCCTGCTGGATTCATGGGTATGTATGATGCTAGTCATTTTGAAGTATAAATGCTCAATTTGATTTTCTCGCTAAAATTTTATCTTCACAGATGTTGTATCCATCCCTAAAACAAATGAGAGCTTTCGCCTGCTTTATGATACCAAAGGAAGATTCCGTCTCCATTCTGTCAGAGAAGACGAGTCAAAGGTACCTTCATTTGCATACTGAACATTTTGCATCTGTCTGTCCTTTTTGTTAAATTATCCTTTATTCAATAACATACTATTAATATCTTTTACTGTGTACCGGATGCACAAATGTATTGTATAATATTTAGGTGTTAGTAATAGTGCATTGTTAATCATGTCAATCTATTGTCCATGTAATTTTATCCTTGTAAGAATATATTTTGTTTGCATCATTTTTGTTTTTCATGTTTGCCTTGCATGTGATGCAGTTCAAGCTCTGCAAGGTTCGTTCAGTGCAATTTGGGCAGAAAGGTATCCCATACCTGAACACCTATGATGGTCGCACCATCCGCTACCCAGACCCTGTCATCAGGGCTAATGACACCATTAAGCTGGATCTTGAGGAGAACAAGATTGTTGACTTCATCAAATTTGATGTTGGAAATGTAGTCATGGTTACTGGTGGAAGGAATAGGGGACGTGTTGGAGTGATCAAGAGCAGGGAGAAGCATAAGGGAACCTTCGAGACAATCCACGTTCAGGATGCCACCGGTCACGAGTTTGCAACCCGTTTGGGCAATGTGTTCACCATTGGCAAGGGTACAAAGCCATGGGTGTCACTTCCTAAGGGTAAGGGTATCAAGCTTACAGTCATTGAGGAAGCTAGGAAGAGAGCTGCTGCAGCCCAACAAGCAGTTGCTGCTTAAATTTTCTATGGAATGAATTTATAATAGACTGAAGTGTTTTGTAGCTTTATTCAACTCTTTTGGTTTTACTTGTCTTTTCAATTTTGTTCTCTATCAATCAACAATACCTCtttattattttgataaaaattaaGGGGATAATGTATAACATTATCTGATGAGCTTGATTTTAAAGAAACTTAAGATAATGGCCTATGCCCTTGGCTCATAACAAAAAAGTGGAAGTGATAAAATTAGATTTTAGTTAGTATTAGTATACATTTCTGGTGCAATAAAGTTTTGCAATGCAAATTATCCTATTTTTCAATACCAAAATTTGAAAAGGTTTCATAGAAATTATTGTGTAAGTATCATAATGTTTAGAAATGCAAATGATACTATTTTTCAATaccaaaatttgaaaagatttcgaAGAAATTAATGTGTTAGTATCATATTGTTGAGAAATGATATGTTTGTAGAACAATTGtacattttatattttaattcaatcaaaaaattatttgattttataaccGGATTTCAAATTGTAGTCATGTCAATTACAACCATGGTGGCTAGCTCCCATTTGCCTTACTTTGATGCCATTCTTGATGTAAAAGAGACCAACAACATTCTCTTTATAGGGGTGGCCTTATATGTTCCCTCATTAAGGGGTGGGAAATGCTCTTTTCACCTTTATTGTCTCTCCCACATTGAGAAAAGATTAAAATGTCTGCAGAAATGGGTGGAAAATGCTCTTTCCACCCTCATGGCTTTCACACCATTGTGATTTGAAGTAAAAATGCCGAGAAACTCTTATTCTGAAAAATCTTGATCCGGTGATGCATTTTCGTATGCACGAAAAATTGAtctggagatacatctccgaaatgcCCCTTAATTCATTAGTGAGTGAGTTTACGGACCTATTCTAACATATATTCACAAACAAAAAACATAGACCTAAAGTGTGAAAAGAGCATTTCGGAGTTGCCCTTATATAGGCCTAAAGTCATACAAGGGAGCCCAATTACTAACAATCACCACCTTAACTGATTACTACAGGAAAAGCAAAACAATTTACAACAAAACAAATTACTTGTAATTCAAGTCACATATCAAGCCCATCTCATACTGAGCTAAAGGTTCCATCTTCAAAGGTTTGGTCATGATATTAGCTTATGTTATCCCTATTAATTTGACTCCAATTTCCTTTGCTCCATAAGTAAGCGTTGTCAGCTCCTAAGTTTTGTTACTATCAATGACTTTCATATCTAGATACATGGCCTTCCTCCATAGTTCCTTCTTTGCATCTTCTTCATAAGTGAGTGGATCTCAATGGTAAAACACATCCAAGTTATGCAGGTCATTATCTTCAATTTCTTCTTCACCAGTGACATAATCACTGAGATGAACTATCTTCTTGTCAATTAGTTTATGGCTTTGAAGAACATTTTGATTCATAACTTTAAGGTCCTGAGGAGGAATAGGCAGCTTTTCAAGAGGAGTAGGATCATTCACCATCAGAGTTGCAAGAGTTGCAAGAGCTTATATCTTCTTGAGCCATGAGAAGCGTTTCTTCaccatcatcaaattcatcatagTTGACATTTTCCTTATTAGCATAGGACCCGGGTTAGAGCCTTATATCACTTATTGGTGTTAGAGCAATGGTCTTTGGTGGTCTATATAAAGCTAACCACATTTTCATTAAGGGGTTAGTTTTATATAGATAAAAAAACCATTGCTTATGTTTTCTAATTATAAACTTAATAGAAgtattaaagaaatcataaaatatataattttttataattaaaaacaataaatatatatGCGAGTCTCATAATTAACCAATCTTACATCACATATCAACTCTCAGATTTTAGCCACTGAAAACTAAGATGTGCATTTTTATTCCTTGTTGTCTCTAGTATTAAACTTCATAGGATTTATGATAACTTAGAGGCATcatgttaaaaaaaatcaaaaacaaaaagtaTTTATGATAActttaattcaaaattatttcCTATTTTGGAATCCTTAAGACCTTCAACAGTCTGTATGATGGCAGCTGAATTCTTTTGCCTCTCGAACGAAAACTCAGTCGTTGAATTAATCAAATGACCGAGAGATCAACATTATCAACTGTTTGATTAATCCAACGACTGATATTTAATTCGAGCAGGCGTAGGGGCTAGAGAGGAAACCCTCTGGAGCAAGATGAGGTGAAAAACTTATGCTAGCTTTCAAATTTTCAACACGGAAAAGTTCCGGTCAAATGGATATGATCAAGGGTACTTTTGAGATCATACTTAAGTACTGCCTTGTTACCCAATCTGAATCCATCTCCATAGGCTGACGAGGTATCGGACTCAATCTGGTGTTTGAAAAACTCCCCAagtttcttctcaaaatcagacCGTTTACCCTTCTTTGATGACGCAGCAGCGGACGGTGGTATTGACGACGGCGAtgatgaagacgaagatggtgcgTTATTATTCCCAGATCCAGAATAGAGCTCTGATTCTAACCACATGTGAGCCAAGACTTGGCAGATTCCCTCTTCAACTTCTGGACTCAGGTTCGGATAACCTgtaaaataaacatttttttttccATGTTAACACATGAAACAAAAATGTAAATTTTCTGCGTGATTTTCATCTTGGAAGAGGTGAAACACCTTTAAGCCTTAGCCATGCATGCATTATCTCGTGAGCTAGGATTGATCCGGTCAACAACCTATAAGCACAATCATTGAATCATATACAGTGAAATGAGTGAAAGTCTTATGCAGGTACTAGATTGTGAAAGTAGATCGTGAAAAGTTACCTAGGTAGGCCATACAAAACAAGAACGGCTGTCACCTCACATCGACGGGTCAGTCTATAAGGCTCAGTTATCATGTCCGTGACTCGGTGTCCTGCCCCTATCTTTGGTCTTTTTAAAATCTGGTGTTACATGAAATGTGTAAAACCGTTAAATAATAATGCAAAGTCTTTTATATCAGAATTAGACGTGCGTAAAGAATCAAATTTGGAAGCAAGGAATCCATACGGTGGTGACAGTCTGCTCTTCCGACAAGCATAGTCCTCTAGTTTCAGGTTGttgcaaattattaataataattaataatatgagtgtgttctaaaatgacaaagaaaatatgttgtgatttgaattttgaatttgaagagTGGCAACTTTTCATGAAATGTTGCAACCGTTGGTGAACCATGCTGTGGgccaaaagtcataactcttggaaaagaaattgtttcaccaagggtcgctaccttgtgaaacaatatcagcATGGCCTATAAAAGCATAATTTCGGATTCAGAATTAactacaaaaatattaaaatcctctagaataattccagagcactcttcgctacattcgagttttcgccggtcttgcgcaaactcgagaaggctgaattatcctgggtattcctgcgtagaaactccaagacaaattgggagtgcttgaaatactataaggaaagtgtttcgtgcacgattctagcctcgattccattcggtttcaattgattttctaacaatcttatagtaCTTCAAATAATGGCAATCGACGcttttatataaaaacaaaagagtttaCATCAAGAATCCGGGTACgtgttatttattaaaaaaaattaaattaaattaaatcattatgAAAAGTATAATTTTAAGTTTCAAATATGAAACTTTAGTGATCATTGGTATCAAAGTTTTGTTGtggatattataattttttaataataattaattcgaGCGTATAATTCTGTAATGCATGTTCTCCACTCCACTACATCATTTTCTTTGATTTAGTTACAGTGCGGTAATTATTGaatgatataaatatttattgggtgattaaataatagaaaatttTCAAAAGTAATGCATAAATCCTGATTGAAGTGGATTGCTGTAACCATGTTTAAACTGGTTCAAACCTATAGAATAGAAAGTTTGCATATCAAAGTTTTTTATCCAGAGATGGATGCATTACTAATATAATTTGAATTGTGTATGCATAATAGTTTCTGgatataattttatgtttttggaaattATATAGAAGTGTTTTGTTTCAATTCAAAAgtgttttatattaatttaatatatgaTGTCGTAATTAAATTTGTATGACATGTATATATAATTGAAAACAAAATACAACCATGTTACTGTAACATGGCCTATTGGTAAGGCGTGCCCCTTTACCAAAGGATATCACGTTTGACTTCAAGGGATGtcaattttgaattaaaaaaccTTTTACAAATGGTAATAAAAAGAGTTCAAATTGATAAAATACAATGGTTTAAACCAGCAATCTTCGCGACAAAGGGCAGATACTTTACCTTCTGAACCAGCAAAGTTGTTGATGTTATATTTGAATATGAAGAGATATAAACTTTCATTATCTACTGCAGAATTTATATAAAAGAGTacacaattaaatttatataattttaaattatgattgtttgtgattaatttGTGACTACAATTTTGATAGAGAAATATATTAATGTTTCTTTATGAGGCTTATTAATATAAATTCGGGCATATAAAAATCATCTTGAAATGGATTATGACTTATATAGACATATGATTTTGGAGTCTAAATGTCTAATGTAATTATTGAATCCTGAGAGGAGAAATTTTGAGAACCTTATCGCGGAGGATAAGGAATTCGATATTCCTACAAATAAGAATCTTGTGAGGAAGTTTCTCCAAGGATTATTGAAAACACAGATTAAAAGTTCGTCAACGATTGTTatgcattaaatatattttggatatatatttaaaaggaagtatcatagtgatggtacattGAACATCTACGAAGATAGATGATTAACCAGCGGTTTTATATAAAAGAAATGTGTTGATTATTTTGACACATATGTACTAGAAGGAAGCACAACGAAAGTTAGAATTGTGTTTGCCTTGACTTCCTTGCATGACCTTATAGTTCATCAAAATGATGTTAAAACGATGTTCCTAATTAGATatctcgatgaggagatttacatggaAAACCAGAAGGTTATATACTTTCTACTGATGAACAAAAAGGTGTACAAGCTTGTTAAaaccttgtatggattaaaacatgcaccgaaacaatgacattaaaagtttgactttgtcattgtaaaattctccgattaaggaggaaccacacaagttagggggagaattttcaata is part of the Vicia villosa cultivar HV-30 ecotype Madison, WI linkage group LG2, Vvil1.0, whole genome shotgun sequence genome and encodes:
- the LOC131652153 gene encoding small ribosomal subunit protein eS4z-like; translated protein: MARGLKKHLKRLNAPKHWMLDKLGGAFAPKPSSGPHKSRECLPLILILRNRLKYALTYREVIAILMQRHVLVDNKVRTDKTYPAGFMDVVSIPKTNESFRLLYDTKGRFRLHSVREDESKFKLCKVRSVQFGQKGIPYLNTYDGRTIRYPDPVIRANDTIKLDLEENKIVDFIKFDVGNVVMVTGGRNRGRVGVIKSREKHKGTFETIHVQDATGHEFATRLGNVFTIGKGTKPWVSLPKGKGIKLTVIEEARKRAAAAQQAVAA